Genomic window (Pseudomonadota bacterium):
GATGGCCGCCATCCTTCACGATGTGGGAAAGATCGGCATCGAGGAATCGGTGCTCACCAAGCCGGGCCTGCTCAACCCCGCTGAGCGGAGGCGCATGGAGGAGCATCCGGCCATCGGTGAGAGCATTGTGCGCGGGTTGCACAACCTCCCCGAATCGGTGAAGCTTTCGATTCTTCATCATCAGGAGCGCTGGGATGGCAAGGGCTATCCGTCCGGGCTGAAGGGTGGCGCCATTCCCATCTATGCGCGCATCGTCGCCGTGTCAGACACCTTCGACGCCATGACCACCACACGCCCCTATCGCGCCGCGCTGCCCGCGCAGGTCGCCATCGACGAGATCACGCGCAACTCGGGGACGCAGTTCGATCCGGACGTGGTGGATGCGTTCCGCACCGTTATGGAGACGTGGGTGGAACCAGAGGTGTGAGTGCGACGCCAGGCAGCAGCCCGTCACGAGAGGGGCTGTCTGCGCTGTCCCTGGGGCTGTGTCTCTCTGTGGTCAGCGCGCTCTTGATGGTCTGGCTCACGCACGAGGTCATCGCGGGTGAGGTGGCCGGGTTCGACGACGCCGTGCGCGCTCAGGTGCGCGACCGCCAGGTATGGCTTCTCCCGCTCATGAAGCTGTGCACCACGCTGGGCAGCCCGGGCGCCCTCGCGCTGGTCTCGCTGCTGCTGTTCGTCGTGCTGTACGCGCAGGGAAGGCGGGTGTCGATGGCCGGGGCCGCGCTGCTCGTCATGGCGATGAAGACCTTCTTCCGACGGCCCCGGCCTGTGCCGTTCTACGGTCTGGCAGTGCCAGCGTCATGGAGCTATCCGAGTGGGCACGCCACAGCGTCGCTCTGCTTCTTTGCAGCACTGGCCATCATCGGCACAGGGCGTGTCTCGGGACGGTGGCGGGTCGTGGTATGGTCGGCCTGTGGAGGGGCGGCCCTCCTGGTTGGGGTCTCTCGGGTGTATCTCGGGGTGCACTGGCCCAGTGACGTGCTCGGGGGGTGGCTCACGGGAACCATCTGGATGACGTCGGTCTGGGTGGCTTTTCGGCGCATGCGGGCCGCGAGCGTCACGCATGACGAGGCGGCGAACGTGGGCATTGGTTCAGGCAGAACGGGCGTGTCAGAGGAGTGAGCCTGTCGAAGGGTGTATTCTGCTTGCACACAGCCTTCGGCCACGCATCGCCCCCGAGATGCCGTCACGATGTCTTTTCTGAGACGATGTCGCGACATTCAACGCCGCATGCGCAGGCTGTCCCGGCATCCAGACCGTCGGTGAGAACGACGGCAACGACAAGGAGCTTCTATGAGCAATATCACTGAGGCGCAGGTGCTCGACGCCCTGCGCACCGTTCAAGAACCGGATCTCCACAAGGACCTCGTCGCCTGCGACATGATTCGCGATATCCGCATCAACGGCGATGAGGTATCGGTGAAGGTCATGCTCACCACCCCGGCCTGTCCCCTCAAGGGCAAGATCCAGGCAGACGTGCAGCGCGCGCTGCTGAGCATCCCCGGGGTGGCCAAGGCCCACGTGGAGCTCGACTCCACGGTTCAAGGGGCCCGTCACGGCAATCGCGAGGCGGTGGGTGGCATCAAGAACATCGTTGCCGTGGCCAGCGGCAAGGGCGGGGTCGGCAAGTCGACGGTGAGCGCACTCCTCGCGCTGGCGCTCTCGCGCGAGGGCGCCCGCGTGGGGCTGCTCGACGCAGACATCTACGGTCCCAGCATTCCCCGCATGCTCGGCATGAACGATCACAAGCCCACCGGCAGCGAGAGCGGCAAGATTCTGCCCATCGAGCGCGAGGGCATCAAGGTCATGTCGATGGGGTTCATGGTGACGGGCTCGCAGGCCGTCGTCTGGCGTGGTCCGATGGTGCACAAGGCCATTCACACGTTCATGTACGACGTCGACTGGGGACAGCTCGACTACCTGCTCGTCGATCTCCCGCCGGGAACGGGTGACGCCCAGCTCACGCTCACGCAGTCGGTTCCCCTGGCGGGCGTGGTTGCCGTGACCACACCGCAGGAAGTCGCGTTCACCATCGCCTCGAAGGTGGTGACCATGTTCCGCGACACGAAGGTTCCGGCCCTCGGCGTCATCGAGAACATGTCGTACTTCCAGTGCCCCTGCTGCAACGAGAAGACCCCCATCTTCGGCAAGGGCGGTGGGGCTGAGATCTCACGTCGCATGGGCATGCCGCTCGTCGGCTCGCTCCCGCTTGATCCGCTGCTCTGCCAGGAGGCCGACCTCGGCGAGATGGGAAAGCTCATCGACAGCGATACCCCGCTGTCGCAGACCATTCGCAAGATCGCGCGTGACGTCGCGGCGCGGGTGAGCATCACCAACTTCAGCTGCGGCGCCATGACCCAGGTGGTTCGCGCCTGACCTTCCCGGGGGGAACGCCTGGCTGAGAACGATGAAGGGCGCCGCCCGCGGGCGGTGCCCTTTGTCGTTCCAGGGGGGGGTGCGCCGGACGGGCTGGCACACGCTTGATCTTCAGGAGAGGAGGGGCGCGCGCGCCGACGTTGTCAGGCGGCTTGCTGGCGCTTGATGACCACGGCTTTGAGACCCTGGCCGAATGTCAGCTTCTTGTGGCCGATGAAGCCGATGGGAATGTTCACACCGACAGCGACGCACTTGGCGATGTACGCATTGACCCTCGAGGCGCCGAAGATCCAGATCCACCACTGCACCACGGCAATGCCAACGCCGAGGCAGAAGAGCGC
Coding sequences:
- a CDS encoding phosphatase PAP2 family protein gives rise to the protein MVSALLMVWLTHEVIAGEVAGFDDAVRAQVRDRQVWLLPLMKLCTTLGSPGALALVSLLLFVVLYAQGRRVSMAGAALLVMAMKTFFRRPRPVPFYGLAVPASWSYPSGHATASLCFFAALAIIGTGRVSGRWRVVVWSACGGAALLVGVSRVYLGVHWPSDVLGGWLTGTIWMTSVWVAFRRMRAASVTHDEAANVGIGSGRTGVSEE
- a CDS encoding iron-sulfur cluster carrier protein ApbC produces the protein MSNITEAQVLDALRTVQEPDLHKDLVACDMIRDIRINGDEVSVKVMLTTPACPLKGKIQADVQRALLSIPGVAKAHVELDSTVQGARHGNREAVGGIKNIVAVASGKGGVGKSTVSALLALALSREGARVGLLDADIYGPSIPRMLGMNDHKPTGSESGKILPIEREGIKVMSMGFMVTGSQAVVWRGPMVHKAIHTFMYDVDWGQLDYLLVDLPPGTGDAQLTLTQSVPLAGVVAVTTPQEVAFTIASKVVTMFRDTKVPALGVIENMSYFQCPCCNEKTPIFGKGGGAEISRRMGMPLVGSLPLDPLLCQEADLGEMGKLIDSDTPLSQTIRKIARDVAARVSITNFSCGAMTQVVRA